A genomic segment from Acyrthosiphon pisum isolate AL4f chromosome A3, pea_aphid_22Mar2018_4r6ur, whole genome shotgun sequence encodes:
- the LOC115034513 gene encoding uncharacterized protein LOC115034513: MTKRKRSIFAVSDSSSDEDHSSYCITPASTSAFKLPSNEKAVHYTELQPVNNSPLLEQCTMQPNETFPSILSDQMSKQSSSRYQLPYTHSSSDYQPPQDEQYTSAQNTQQLYTTPNSNTYGNIIKL; the protein is encoded by the exons ATGACCAAACGTAAACGTTCAATATTTGCTGTATCTGACAGTAGCAGTGATGAAG ATCATTCAAGTTACTGTATAACACCTGCCTCTACTTCTGCATTTAAGTTACCCAGCAATGAAAAGGCTGTACACTATACAGAACTACAACCAGTGAATAATTCACCCTTACTGGAACAATGCACAATGCAACCAAACGAAACATTCCCATCAATATTATCGGATCAAATGAGTAAGCAATCATCTTCAAGGTATCAATTACCATACACTCACTCAAGTTCAGATTACCAACCACCTCAAGATGaacaa tatacaagtGCACAGAATACACAGCAATTATATACCACTCCAAACAGCAATacttatggtaatattattaaactttaa
- the LOC115034445 gene encoding uncharacterized protein LOC115034445, producing MDQVQIVIQLIIGCTLVMSQLRFSDNQLPPKSGIYYENIGPIKIVTNTWDLVFFLDTSGYNEQWDIIEDHMHKLQSMCTELDGPTFVTPVGCQPLLNHVLLINKKLLKRKQLLLDSVELRFRRGIIQYTRLKQIQNFQFYFSNQMPIGSFGCFLAGKGHTSQSLHQ from the exons ATGGATCAAgt TCAgattgttatacaattaataatcggCTGCACACTGGTGATGTCACAGTTACGGTTTTCCGACAATCAATTGCCGCCTAAATCCGGTATCTATTACGAAAATATAGGgccaattaaaattgttaccaATACGTGGGACCTAGTATTTTTTCTTGACACATCGGGTTACAACGAACAATGGGACATAATTGAAGATCATATGCATAAATTACAAAGCATGTGTACCGAACTTGACGGACCAACTTTCGTAACACCAGTAGGGTGCCAACCAttattaaatcatgttttattaataaacaaaaaactgcTTAAGCGTAAACAATTACTATTAGACTCTGTCGAACTTAGATTCCGCCGGGGAATAATACA GTACACAagattaaaacaaattcaaaattttcaattttacttttCAAACCAAATGCCAATAGGTTCGTTCGGTTGTTTTCTTGCTGGTAAGGGCCATACAAGTCAAAGCTTACATCAATGA
- the LOC100569539 gene encoding uncharacterized protein LOC100569539: protein MSLPERQDVVFKNMLCYNCLYPGHQVRQCRGGNCNKCGKRHNTKLHSDAPFNPPASANEQSPSTQNQSVVTYVEHGNNNSTAMKQIILATALINLTNAAGHQVQCRAILDSGSQVCLITKECASRLNISVVKSSLSIAGIGSVTAKTGTMISTTMCSRLNDFEAFINFHVIDSITNSLPTHRIDMEPLHIPHTISSCLADPRFNEPASIDILLGAEIFYELLIGESMKISPLVTLHNTSLGWVFTGSTQINNVQPLSKIFLLRHSNQSAIALIAQSCSNNLSSEARAEDHFKNNVSRDDRGRFVVRLPFIRDPSVLGDSRFMAQQRFYNLERKLLKNPSLASDYKDFMNEYLELGHMEEAQDTDCPTYYLPHHSVFKSNSLTTKMRVVFDGSATSKSGHSLNDILLCGPTVQPDLISIILRFRIHKIALTADIAKMYRQIRISPEDCDLQRICYRESPAEPLKDYRLLTVTYGTRAASFLATRCLLELSYNVKNHAVQRVIQEDFYVDDLLSGGQDETECYELFQNLSNELDKAGLPLRKWCSNSKSIMSKMLVPERDPTYLLSINEEDTVSTLGLTWQPSNDCFKFIFKDLSRPFHMTKRTLLSNINSVYDPVGFLTPALIRGKMFMQQLWSSKLNWDTPLSTELQTKWTNFYQGLKFLEQLSIPRRVPFDSTTSVQLHGFCDASQNAFGACIYFRSTTTSQCQLYCSKSRVAPLKPSTIPRLELCGALLLAELVSMVMRELKRIKIHCNPSNVILWSDSSIVISWINSDKPLKSYVSNRIAQILDLTQPSQWRHVPTTTNPADVISRGCSAESLLSNELWWNGPKWLSQTEDLWPSNNVIHTDLPEVRIVRPVLVVSQPSECQFEERYSSWSRLNRITAYILRFCHNARTKLISDRLLNSLSVTEISNATTVLLRKMQSISFAPEIAELKSSRPVGRRSALRTLNPFIDQDGLVRVGGRLINADIAYTSKCPIVLPAKGTITRLIFEYEHKRLIHIGPRGLLANIHLRYWPIRGRAIASQTVRRCITCFRSSPSLTVPFMAPLPPERVNVERPFARTGVDFCGPIMIRSGIRRVASIKCYVAVFVCFVTRAIHLELVSGLTTEAFLASLMRFLSRRGLCSHIYSDNGTNFIGANKVLHSYFAPVKGQRTVEDSLSDLKIQWHFIPPSAPHFGGLWEAAVKSAKRHLLKVISMGLLTYEEMHTLLCRIEAILNSRPISPMSDDPSDLNPLTPAHFLIGGSLTQPAEPDSTGIPLNRVKRWELVKLQSQTFWKRWSTEYLPQLHKRGKWLSKKDTIRVGSLAILREDNLPPLQWKMVRITKVHPGPDGIIRVVTVTNSAGREFQRPAVKIAVLPSNQEEEDAA from the coding sequence ATGTCTTTGCCTGAACGCCAAGATGTAGTGTTTAAAAACATGTTGTGTTATAATTGCCTGTATCCAGGTCATCAAGTTCGTCAGTGTCGTGGTGGTAACTGCAATAAATGTGGAAAACGACACAACACTAAGTTGCATAGCGATGCCCCATTCAACCCTCCTGCCTCAGCGAATGAACAGTCACCATCTACACAAAACCAATCTGTTGTAACGTACGTTGAACATGGTAACAACAATTCTACTGCAATGAAGCAAATAATATTAGCTACTGCACTGATCAATTTAACAAATGCAGCTGGCCACCAAGTTCAATGTCGTGCCATCTTAGACTCTGGGTCTCAAGTCTGTCTGATAACAAAAGAGTGTGCATCAAGATTAAACATTAGTGTTGTTAAAAGCTCACTATCGATAGCAGGTATCGGGTCGGTAACTGCCAAAACAGGCACAATGATAAGTACTACAATGTGTTCAAGACTTAATGACTTTGAAGCATTCATTAACTTCCATGTAATTGATTCGATTACTAACAGCTTGCCCACTCACCGTATTGACATGGAACCACTACATATTCCACACACTATTAGTAGCTGTTTAGCCGACCCTCGTTTCAATGAACCAGCTTCAATTGATATTCTACTTGGTGCAGAGATATTCTATGAATTGCTAATTGGTGAAAGTATGAAGATTAGTCCACTTGTAACACTTCACAACACCAGTCTTGGTTGGGTTTTTACTGGATCAACTCAAATCAATAATGTGCAACCACTATCAAAAATCTTTCTTCTACGTCATAGCAATCAGTCAGCTATAGCTCTCATTGCCCAGTCATGCTCGAACAACTTATCATCTGAGGCAAGGGCTGaagatcattttaaaaataacgtgTCTCGTGACGATCGTGGTCGCTTTGTAGTAAGATTACCATTTATTCGAGATCCATCAGTTTTAGGTGACTCAAGATTCATGGCACAGCAACGTTTCTACAATCTAGAacgtaaattgttaaaaaaccCTTCACTTGCTTCAGATTACAAGGATTTCATGAATGAGTATCTTGAATTGGGCCACATGGAGGAGGCTCAAGATACTGATTGCCCCACATATTATCTTCCGCATCATTCAGTGTTCAAATCCAACAGTTTAACGACAAAAATGCGTGTAGTCTTTGATGGTTCTGCTACATCTAAATCCGGGCACAGTCTCAACGACATTCTACTATGTGGACCAACTGTGCAGCCTGATTTAATTTCCATAATTCTGAGATTTCGAATCCACAAAATTGCTCTTACTGCAGACATAGCCAAAATGTACAGGCAGATACGGATCTCTCCCGAAGATTGTGATTTGCAGAGAATATGCTATAGAGAAAGTCCTGCTGAACCATTGAAAGACTATAGGCTTCTAACTGTCACTTACGGTACCAGAGCTGCATCATTTCTTGCCACTCGTTGTTTACTTGAGCTAAGTTACAATGTTAAAAATCATGCAGTCCAGCGCGTTATTCAAGAAGATTTTTATGTTGACGACTTACTAAGTGGCGGTCAAGACGAAACTGAGTGTTAtgaactttttcaaaatttatctaaTGAACTTGACAAGGCTGGCCTACCCCTTCGTAAGTGGTGCTCAAACTCAAAGTCAATTATGTCGAAAATGTTAGTTCCGGAACGAGATCCTACTTATCTGTTGTCTATCAATGAAGAAGATACTGTTAGCACACTAGGTCTCACTTGGCAACCAAGTAATGACTgtttcaaattcatttttaaggATTTGTCAAGACCTTTTCACATGACTAAAAGAACACTATTATCCAATATAAACAGTGTTTATGATCCAGTAGGATTCCTAACACCTGCCCTGATTCgaggaaaaatgtttatgcaaCAGTTATGGTCCTCAAAGTTGAACTGGGATACACCACTGTCCACTGAACTCCAAACCAAGTGGACCAATTTCTATCAAGGTCTCAAGTTCTTGGAGCAGTTATCAATACCACGTCGCGTTCCATTTGATAGTACCACATCAGTCCAACTGCATGGTTTCTGCGATGCATCACAAAATGCTTTTGGTGCTTGTATTTACTTTCGATCAACTACCACATCGCAATGTCAACTATACTGTTCTAAGTCCAGAGTAGCTCCACTGAAGCCCAGCACAATTCCACGACTGGAACTTTGCGGAGCCCTTCTTTTAGCAGAACTGGTCAGCATGGTTATGAGAGAACTAAAACGTATCAAGATTCATTGTAACCCCAGTAATGTAATCTTATGGTCTGATTCATCCATTGTCATATCCTGGATCAATAGTGACAAACCACTCAAATCCTATGTCTCCAACAGGATAGCACAAATTTTGGATCTAACCCAACCCTCACAATGGCGTCATGTACCAACGACCACCAATCCTGCAGATGTAATTTCCCGTGGATGCTCAGCTGAGTCACTTTTATCAAATGAACTTTGGTGGAACGGTCCCAAGTGGTTGAGCCAGACTGAGGACCTGTGGCCGTCTAATAATGTCATCCATACTGATTTACCTGAAGTAAGAATAGTTCGTCCAGTTCTTGTAGTGAGTCAGCCATCAGAATGTCAATTTGAAGAAAGATATTCTTCTTGGTCTAGATTGAACCGAATTACCGCATATATTCTAAGATTTTGCCACAATGCTCGCACTAAGTTGATCTCGGACCGGTTATTAAATTCACTAAGTGTAACTGAAATATCCAATGCCACCACAGTGTTGCTGCGAAAAATGCAGTCCATCTCATTTGCACCAGAAATTGCCGAGCTTAAGTCCAGTAGGCCTGTTGGACGTCGTAGTGCGTTGCGTACACTGAACCCATTTATTGACCAGGATGGTCTAGTGCGAGTTGGAGGCAGACTCATCAACGCTGACATTGCATACACCAGCAAATGCCCAATTGTACTACCAGCAAAAGGTACAATCACAAGACTTATCTTTGAATACGAACACAAGCGTTTAATTCATATTGGCCCTCGAGGATTACTGGCAAACATTCACCTTCGTTACTGGCCAATTCGAGGTCGAGCTATTGCGAGTCAGACCGTCCGGCGCTGCATAACTTGTTTTCGTTCCAGTCCATCCCTGACTGTTCCATTCATGGCACCACTTCCACCTGAAAGAGTCAATGTCGAGCGTCCCTTTGCCAGAACCGGCGTCGATTTTTGTGGACCAATCATGATCCGAAGTGGCATACGTAGAGTGGCCAGCATCAAATGTTATGTTGCGGTATTTGTCTGTTTTGTAACTCGTGCTATCCACTTAGAGCTTGTTAGCGGACTTACTACTGAAGCCTTCCTAGCATCTCTCATGCGTTTCCTGTCTCGTCGTGGCCTTTGTAGTCACATCTATAGCGATAATGGCACAAACTTCATAGGAGCCAACAAGGTCTTACATTCGTATTTTGCACCAGTCAAGGGACAACGCACAGTTGAAGACTCTCTTTCCGATTTAAAGATTCAGTGGCACTTCATACCCCCCTCCGCTCCTCACTTTGGTGGTCTATGGGAGGCAGCTGTGAAATCAGCGAAAAGGCATTTATTGAAGGTAATTTCAATGGGCCTTCTCACGTACGAGGAAATGCACACCTTGCTTTGTCGAATAGAGGCCATATTGAATTCTCGCCCAATATCACCGATGTCCGATGATCCATCCGATCTTAATCCTTTAACCCCGGCTCACTTTTTAATAGGAGGAAGTCTAACGCAACCAGCTGAACCTGACAGTACTGGAATTCCACTTAATCGAGTGAAAAGGTGGGAGCTGGTGAAGTTGCAATCACAAACTTTTTGGAAAAGGTGGAGCACGGAGTATCTTCCACAACTTCACAAAAGAGGAAAATGGTTATCAAAGAAGGACACTATTAGAGTCGGTTCATTGGCCATTTTAAGGGAAGACAACCTACCGCCACTCCAGTGGAAAATGGTTAGGATCACCAAAGTTCATCCTGGACCTGATGGCATCATTCGCGTGGTAACTGTCACTAACTCGGCTGGGAGGGAGTTCCAGCGTCCAGCAGTAAAAATTGCAGTGCTGCCCAGCAATCAAGAGGAAGAGGATGCAGCGTAA